TCGACTCCCCGGGGAAGACAATTCAATATGAAGTTGCCCGATGGTACAAGGGTATGGATGAATGCTGCAACGGTAATGCGCTATCCTACTGCGTTTTCAGGTAATGAACGGATCGTGGAAGTGACCGGAGAAGCTTATTTTGAAGTGGCACAGGATAAGAATAAGCCATTCAGCGTACGTTTTCTTTCTTCTGTAGAAGGGGGGAGAGAGGGGATTGTAAAAGCATTGGGAACGGAATTCAATGTTTGTGCTTATCGTGATGATCCGGCGGCGATGGTAACATTACTGGGTGGAAAAGTAATGGTACTGCCATCACCGAACAGTGAACAAAACAGTATTTTAACACCCGGCCAGCAGGCATCTGTATTTTACGGCAAATCCCGGAATGCAGGAATGACAGTACAAACGGCTGATACCGCCCGCGTAATGGCCTGGAAGAACGGCATGTTAAACCTGCATAACCTGAGTCTGACAGAAGTAATGAAACAAATATCCCGCTGGTATAATATAGATGTTGTTTATGAAGATAAAGTTCCGGAAATCACCTTCTGGGGCGAGATCAGCAGATCGGAGAACCTGTCAACTGTACTGAGTTTTATGGCAGAATCGGGCGTGAAGTTTAAAATAGAAGACGGAGGGAAAAAGTTAATCGTCGGAAAATAATAATAACACAAAATCTATGTAGCAACGAACCCATTTCCTGCAAAGAGGCAGGAAGAAAACCTGTTGTTGCCATGTAACAGCAGGGTAACATTTATCAATCAAAGTAAACCTGATCTATGCATTTGACAACCTGCAAGGGCTGTTCTCCTAAGGAGCGGCCAGGAAAACTATTGAGAAAACCCGCAGCATTTATCATGCTTATATTTTGCCTGCAAATAAGCGTCAGCGGACAGTCTCAGATTGTTTCCATCTCGGGAAAAAAGATACCCGCTGAAGAGGTATTCAATTCCATTAAAAAACAAACTTCCTATGCTGTAGTGTGTAAATCTTCCGTAATGAAGCATATCAGGCCGGTAGACCTGAATGTAACGGATATGCCCCTACGTAATTTAATGGACCTGACCCTGAAAGATCAGGGGTTGCAGTATACCATTGGAAAAGGATCGGTGTTTGTTTACCCCGACTCCATCGCTGCAAAGAAACAGCCCGCGGAGCCCGCGCCGGCTGTAAAAGCGCAGGAACCGGTAACTGGTAAAGTTACTGATTCAACGGGCGCCCCACTGGCGGGAGTAACGGTGTTTATCAAAGGAAAATACAGTTCATCTACCGTCACCGGTAAAACAGGCGCATTTTCCATCAACGCGGCGGAAGGGGATGTACTCGTTATTTATAGCCCAGGATTTGCCACCCGGGAAATACTGGTTAAAAAAGGGCAGCCGATTCATGTAATGCTAAAGGTTGCTGAAAAAGCGTTGAACGAAGTGATCGTAACCGGCTTCCAGCAATTGAATAAAGAAACATTCACCGGTTCGGTTGGCAAGGTCGACAAAGCACTGTTGCGTACCGCGGGTGTGGGAGATGTTTCCAAAATGTTGCAGGGCGCAGTAGCCGGCGTAGCAGTAGAAAATGTATCCGGTACTTTCGGTACCACACCGAGAATAAGGATCAGGGGAAGCGCTTCTATCAGCGCCAACCAGGAGCCACTTTATGTCGTGGATGGTGTTCCCATCACTTCTCCGGCTAACATTCAGCCCAATCAGCTCTATTCCGGCGATCCTGCTTCCCTGCTGGGATCAGCCATATCCGGATTGAACCCGGCCGATATCGAAGACATCGCCATTCTGAAAGATGGTTCTGCCACGTCGCTCTACGGTACCCGCGCGGCAAACGGAGTAGTGTCTATCACCACAAAGAAAGGAAAGAAAGGGCTGGTGAACGTTAACGTAGGATCTGCACTTACGCTGGGGATAAAACCTAATGTGGCAACGTTTAACCTGATGAACTCAAAAGAACAGATGGATCTCTCCGCGGAGCTTTATCGTTTCGGATATCTTTCTGTGCTGAACTACCCCAGCAGCACCGGTGCTTTTACTGATATCTACAACCAGTATACCCAACGGCAGATATCGATGGACAAGGCGAACGAACTGCTGAACAAAGCCAGGGGAGTGAACACCAACTGGTTTGATGTATTGTTCAGAAACAATCTTGTGCAGGAACACAGTATTTCGATCGACGGAGGAAATGACCGTGCCACTTACTATCTCTCCGGCAGCTTCATGCACGATGATGGTCAGGCGAAGAGTTATAACATGAACAGGTATACGGGAAATTTTCGTACAACCGTTAAGGTGACATCCAAACTCGACATCGACTTTATCACCAATTTTACCTATAGAGACCAGCTGGCACCGGGAACATTCAACAGTACGGTGACCGACGGGCAGCTCACCCGTACCTTTGAGCTGAATCCATTCAGCTATGCCGCAAACACCAGCCGGGCAATGGTGCCTTACGATGAGAACGGCAACTATAAATACTATCTGCGTGATTTTGCACCATTTAATATTTTACAGGAGCTGAACGAAAATTTCAATACACTCAAGAGTCAGGAAATAAGAACAGCGCTGAAGCTGAATTATAAGATCACTCCGGATTTGCGTTATGAAGCCCTGATGTCGGCCAGGAAAACGGCTGCAGACTATAGCCATGTAATGACAGAAAGATCCAACGTGGCGGCAGCCTACAGAGTGGATAATCCGCTTTCTATTGCGAACATCAATACGTTGCTGTACAAAGATCCTGCTGATCCTTATGCTATTCCGCAAACCATCCTGCCCTCCGGAGGTATCCTCGATCAGCGTACCGCCAGAGGAACCTTCCTGTCTATGCGTCATGCGCTGAACTGGAATCATACTTTCAACATCATGCATACCGTGAATGTTTTTGGCGGTGTTGAAATAGGCAGCGATAAGGTGAACAGCAACTACGTGCGTGGATATGGTTACCAGTATTATGCAGGAAGGATCATTTCTCCCAGCGTACTGGCATTAAAGCGTGCCATTGAAAAAGACGAGCAATATTATACAGAGAATTTTATAAGAGAAAATAAAACGGCCTTCTTTCTCAATACCAACTATGTATATGATAATAAATATATCATAGATCTGGCAGCGAGAGTGGATGGCAGTAACTTATTCGGATCCGGTACCCGCACCCACTTCCTGCCTAACTACAGTATAGGTCTTGCGTGGAACGTTGACCGGGAAAAGTTTATGGAGTCTTTGGACCCTTCCCGCAAGATCGACTACCTGAAGCTGAGAGGAAGCTATGCACTGAGAGGCAACGCCTGGCAGAGTTCTCCTGCCCTCGATGCCAGGT
The genomic region above belongs to Chitinophaga sp. 180180018-3 and contains:
- a CDS encoding FecR domain-containing protein, yielding MENRLEYLYRRWNSQQLTSEEREEYFSLLERVDVDEVLGPLMEKSWAAATDDGALSPEQRRTMAAAILTGKERVKPARMRYLRWVAAAAAVLLLAGVSYRWLVPVSGKHTVAPVADIAPGSNGAVLTLGDGSKVVLDSVADGVVAQQKGANAVMKNGQLAYQTEAAGKAGAEVIYNTVSTPRGRQFNMKLPDGTRVWMNAATVMRYPTAFSGNERIVEVTGEAYFEVAQDKNKPFSVRFLSSVEGGREGIVKALGTEFNVCAYRDDPAAMVTLLGGKVMVLPSPNSEQNSILTPGQQASVFYGKSRNAGMTVQTADTARVMAWKNGMLNLHNLSLTEVMKQISRWYNIDVVYEDKVPEITFWGEISRSENLSTVLSFMAESGVKFKIEDGGKKLIVGK
- a CDS encoding SusC/RagA family TonB-linked outer membrane protein, which translates into the protein MKHIRPVDLNVTDMPLRNLMDLTLKDQGLQYTIGKGSVFVYPDSIAAKKQPAEPAPAVKAQEPVTGKVTDSTGAPLAGVTVFIKGKYSSSTVTGKTGAFSINAAEGDVLVIYSPGFATREILVKKGQPIHVMLKVAEKALNEVIVTGFQQLNKETFTGSVGKVDKALLRTAGVGDVSKMLQGAVAGVAVENVSGTFGTTPRIRIRGSASISANQEPLYVVDGVPITSPANIQPNQLYSGDPASLLGSAISGLNPADIEDIAILKDGSATSLYGTRAANGVVSITTKKGKKGLVNVNVGSALTLGIKPNVATFNLMNSKEQMDLSAELYRFGYLSVLNYPSSTGAFTDIYNQYTQRQISMDKANELLNKARGVNTNWFDVLFRNNLVQEHSISIDGGNDRATYYLSGSFMHDDGQAKSYNMNRYTGNFRTTVKVTSKLDIDFITNFTYRDQLAPGTFNSTVTDGQLTRTFELNPFSYAANTSRAMVPYDENGNYKYYLRDFAPFNILQELNENFNTLKSQEIRTALKLNYKITPDLRYEALMSARKTAADYSHVMTERSNVAAAYRVDNPLSIANINTLLYKDPADPYAIPQTILPSGGILDQRTARGTFLSMRHALNWNHTFNIMHTVNVFGGVEIGSDKVNSNYVRGYGYQYYAGRIISPSVLALKRAIEKDEQYYTENFIRENKTAFFLNTNYVYDNKYIIDLAARVDGSNLFGSGTRTHFLPNYSIGLAWNVDREKFMESLDPSRKIDYLKLRGSYALRGNAWQSSPALDARYNNAYRGDLTYNELAIQLRSPELYNLNWERDYTTSVGVDVGLFNKLTLTAEYYSRSNKDLVAEKNVAYEDGFSKKTINWASMTNKGIDVTVGIKNIVRTRDFHWDFNVLMGQVTNRVTDGVFSPLLTVKTSPDGYGAVGKPLRGLYAYRFAGLDQAGQPLFYTGTKGAVTDNIKLTSQDDSLITYVGSREPTITGSFTNSFAYKAFELRIFFTYSMGNKVFRNPIVSRTYDDNLATQRDVAARWRIPGDEKITDVPGLVSNIQQAYYNSAFIRKDFAYNRGTQMVVDASVLRLSEVRLTYNWIPRKKNVLKGAQFALSGNNLYFWADKDLRGVDPQSIVTGINLPNPTSYSFRINAQF